One genomic region from Helicobacter ibis encodes:
- a CDS encoding DUF5131 family protein, with the protein MIWVLNIKKQCEKQKVAFFFKQWGTRGSDSIKRNKKENGALINDKLYREYPKIYYEHSK; encoded by the coding sequence GTGATTTGGGTTTTAAATATCAAAAAACAATGTGAGAAACAAAAAGTAGCATTTTTCTTTAAGCAATGGGGGACCCGGGGGAGTGATAGTATAAAACGAAATAAGAAAGAAAATGGTGCTTTAATTAATGATAAACTTTATAGAGAATATCCGAAAATTTATTACGAGCACTCAAAGTGA